In Clostridium sporogenes, one genomic interval encodes:
- a CDS encoding ABC transporter permease: MSVFTILKNNFYRIISKKSIIINTIIFVPLMIMAAVYFTDKMEIKGTIAVVSENKSVNLNTKYLKVKVLDKKPKMSELLLNKYDAVLDDKGNGKIEITTIKGDTFKNTIENCLKSPQNINKNIDIGEKRGVGTNILGFLIMIILIQSVGLMVMYPEDRDFKTFRRILISPVSEGKYLLAQGIFNFIIIYIPVFLAIVITKAVFNVDIGFSYGNLAILLSIITFLGTAFALFITSAIDDLESSLMLGSVIITLTSILSGSFYSFSDNNKILDIIINILPQKSYLTLVQGIENGKNILSYKLELSYIVILILVLFILASLMTKNSLKTGKY; encoded by the coding sequence ATGAGTGTGTTTACTATATTAAAAAATAATTTTTATAGGATAATTTCTAAAAAATCAATTATTATAAATACAATAATATTTGTTCCACTTATGATTATGGCGGCGGTTTATTTTACAGATAAAATGGAAATTAAAGGTACGATAGCAGTGGTTTCTGAAAATAAATCTGTAAACTTAAACACAAAATATTTAAAAGTAAAAGTATTAGATAAAAAGCCTAAGATGTCGGAGCTCTTATTAAACAAGTATGATGCAGTGTTAGATGATAAAGGAAATGGTAAAATTGAGATTACAACTATAAAGGGAGATACATTTAAAAACACAATAGAAAATTGTTTAAAGTCACCACAAAATATAAATAAGAACATAGATATAGGAGAAAAAAGAGGAGTAGGTACTAACATATTAGGATTTTTAATAATGATTATTTTGATTCAATCTGTAGGTCTTATGGTAATGTATCCTGAAGATAGAGATTTTAAAACCTTTAGAAGAATATTAATTTCTCCTGTAAGTGAGGGAAAGTATTTATTAGCACAGGGAATATTTAATTTTATTATAATATATATTCCTGTATTTTTAGCTATAGTAATAACAAAAGCAGTGTTTAATGTTGATATAGGTTTTAGTTATGGTAATTTAGCTATACTTTTGAGCATAATAACTTTTCTAGGAACCGCTTTTGCCTTATTTATTACTTCTGCTATTGATGATTTAGAGAGTAGTCTTATGCTTGGATCAGTAATAATTACATTAACTTCCATTCTTTCAGGAAGTTTTTATTCATTTTCAGATAATAATAAGATTTTAGATATAATAATTAATATACTGCCTCAGAAGAGTTATTTAACTTTAGTTCAAGGGATAGAAAATGGTAAAAATATATTAAGTTATAAACTTGAGTTAAGTTATATTGTTATCTTAATACTAGTATTATTTATATTAGCAAGTTTAATGACGAAAAATAGTTTAAAAACAGGAAAATATTAA
- a CDS encoding ABC transporter permease — protein MNLLKVIKIDIINILKNPILVLYNTIYPLVLIGLFGFIANGNYGGEGVTSYDYYGITMIIFTVLYIALTASNTFMEKKVKKGNVRLIYSPTSKTIIFLSKIFSTFIFASVLFTIILIIEKYILGINLGGENFIYIIALLISFNLLMCSFGASMCCIFKSEEATNKFLSPINMLLALLGGLFFPVDSLGKTVEKLSYISPVKWISECIFKIIYDKDFSMFVPTIAICIGSSLIFIILCQITFKPEEYI, from the coding sequence ATGAATTTATTAAAAGTTATAAAGATTGATATTATAAATATATTAAAAAATCCCATACTTGTTCTATATAACACAATTTATCCATTGGTTCTTATAGGCTTATTTGGATTTATAGCAAATGGAAATTATGGAGGTGAAGGAGTAACATCCTATGATTATTATGGAATTACAATGATTATTTTTACTGTATTATATATTGCTTTAACAGCTTCAAATACTTTTATGGAAAAGAAGGTTAAAAAGGGCAATGTAAGGTTAATATATTCTCCTACTTCTAAAACTATAATATTTTTATCCAAAATATTTTCAACATTTATATTTGCATCAGTGCTTTTTACTATAATACTCATTATAGAAAAATATATTTTAGGAATAAACTTGGGAGGAGAAAATTTTATATATATAATTGCTTTATTAATTTCATTTAACCTTTTAATGTGTTCTTTTGGAGCTTCAATGTGTTGTATCTTTAAAAGTGAAGAGGCAACTAATAAGTTTTTATCTCCAATAAACATGTTACTTGCATTATTAGGGGGATTATTTTTCCCAGTAGATAGCCTTGGAAAAACAGTAGAAAAGCTTTCCTACATATCACCAGTAAAGTGGATTAGTGAATGTATATTTAAAATAATTTATGATAAGGATTTTTCAATGTTTGTGCCAACCATAGCCATTTGTATTGGCAGTTCACTTATATTTATAATTCTTTGTCAAATAACTTTTAAACCGGAGGAATATATATAA
- a CDS encoding ABC transporter ATP-binding protein: MENIIEVKNLEKSYKNKKVVKGISFDVKQGEILGFLGPNGAGKSTTINILSTILKSDKGEVKFLGEKSTEDVMNIKRNIGVVPQDLAIYEEISAEKNVRFFASLYELKGKKLDENVKETLEFVGLYDKRLDMPKTFSGGMKRRLNIACAIAHNPKLIIMDEPTVGIDPQSRNHILNSIKKLQKRGATILYTTHYMEEVEEIADRIIIMDHGTIIAEGTKEELKKNIEDERVYSINIANKDKLTEDDFFNIEGVKKVIISDEKVEITSVNTVENLDKLILTMMNKKCKIQNIDSSLASLERVFLNLTGRSLRE, translated from the coding sequence ATGGAAAACATAATAGAAGTTAAGAATTTAGAAAAAAGTTACAAAAACAAAAAAGTAGTAAAGGGAATAAGTTTTGATGTAAAACAAGGAGAAATACTTGGTTTTTTAGGACCTAATGGTGCAGGGAAAAGTACTACCATAAATATATTATCTACTATATTAAAATCAGATAAAGGAGAAGTTAAGTTTTTAGGTGAAAAATCTACTGAGGATGTTATGAATATTAAAAGAAATATAGGTGTAGTTCCTCAAGACTTAGCTATTTATGAAGAAATATCTGCAGAAAAGAATGTAAGATTTTTTGCAAGTCTTTATGAATTAAAAGGGAAAAAGCTTGATGAAAATGTAAAGGAGACTTTGGAGTTTGTAGGTCTTTATGATAAAAGATTAGATATGCCAAAGACATTTTCAGGTGGGATGAAAAGAAGATTAAATATAGCCTGTGCTATTGCACATAATCCTAAGCTTATAATAATGGATGAACCTACAGTAGGAATAGATCCTCAATCAAGAAATCATATTTTAAACTCAATTAAAAAATTACAAAAAAGAGGAGCTACAATATTATATACTACGCATTATATGGAAGAAGTTGAGGAAATAGCAGACAGAATAATAATAATGGATCATGGGACCATTATAGCTGAAGGAACCAAGGAAGAGTTAAAGAAAAACATAGAGGATGAAAGAGTATATTCTATTAATATAGCAAATAAAGACAAACTTACGGAAGACGACTTCTTTAACATAGAGGGAGTAAAAAAAGTTATAATTTCAGATGAAAAAGTTGAAATAACATCTGTAAATACTGTTGAAAATTTAGATAAATTAATTTTAACTATGATGAACAAAAAGTGTAAGATACAAAATATTGATAGTAGTTTAGCCTCTCTAGAAAGGGTATTTTTAAATTTAACAGGAAGAAGTTTAAGAGAATAG